A genome region from Brassica oleracea var. oleracea cultivar TO1000 chromosome C2, BOL, whole genome shotgun sequence includes the following:
- the LOC106325356 gene encoding probable LRR receptor-like serine/threonine-protein kinase PAM74 isoform X4, whose protein sequence is MDSFRWLLLLLLLGAFSIVRLVRAQDQQGFISLDCGLPITELSPYTEPFTELRFSSDATFIKTGKSGKIQANLVDEYLKPYTSLRYFPEERRNCYSLSVDKNRKYLIRAGFVYGNYDGLNSNPEFDLHLGPNLWATIDFHNFVNGTMVEIIHTTTSNLLQVCLVKTGTTTPLISALELRPLDNDSYSTKSDSLRLFARIYLNETEGYLRYPDDAYDRRWLNFFLKSWSQISTTLEVSNDNDYDPPKKALAAAATPSNASGPLTISWTPANPGDQYYLYSHFAEIQDLQDNDTREFDLLWNGVVSTETIIPSKLEINTLLDTPPETCGDERCRYQLIKTSRSTLPPLLNALEIYTVIKFPQSETNENDVVAIKNIEGAYELSRITWQGDPCVPQQYAWDGLNCSNTESSTPPRITSLNLSSAGLTGTIAAAIQNLTKLEKLDLSNNKLTGVLPEFLVQMKSLVNINLSGNDLYGHIPQALRRKGLELLVDGNPRLCLSGSCIKDSNKKLIVIVVVSVAALVISVVVLVLVLVLKKKKSSSVEGNFTPMVNDAYANSSEPSIEMKKRRFTYSEVMKMTNNFQRVVGEGGFGVVSHGTLNGSEQVAVKILSQSSSQGYKHFKAEIDLLLRVHHTNLVSLVGYCDEGDHLALIYEFMPNGDLRQHLSGKRGGSFSSWANRLRIALEAALGLEYLHFGCTPPIVHRDIKTTNILLDEQLKAKLADFGLSRSFPVGGETHVSTVVAGTPGYLDPEYYRTSRLGEKSDVYSFGIVLLEMITNQPVIDQSRQKSHITQWVGFMLNRGDITKIMDPNLHKDYESRSVWRAIELAMSCVNPSSVNRPNMSQVANELKECLVPEKSKNMDSQSSHEVSMSFDTGILPRAR, encoded by the exons ATGGATAGTTTTCGTTGGCTTTTGTTGCTGCTGCTATTAGGAGCTTTTTCCATTGTTCGTCTTGTTCGAGCTCAAGATCAACAAG GGTTCATCAGTTTGGATTGTGGGTTGCCCATAACTGAGCTGTCTCCTTATACTGAGCCATTTACCGAACTACGGTTCTCGTCTGATGCTACGTTCATCAAGACAGGTAAATCTGGTAAAATCCAGGCAAATCTGGTGGATGAGTACCTGAAGCCCTACACGAGCCTCAGATATTTTCCAGAAGAGAGAAGGAACTGTTATAGTCTGAGTGTTGACAAGAACAGAAAGTATTTAATCAGGGCTGGTTTCGTGTATGGGAATTACGATGGTCTTAACTCTAACCCGGAGTTTGATCTGCATCTAGGCCCTAATCTGTGGGCAACAATAGATTTCCACAATTTTGTGAATGGTACAATGGTTGAGATCATTCACACCACAACATCAAACTTGCTACAGGTTTGTCTTGTTAAGACAGGGACAACTACACCTCTGATCTCAGCCTTGGAGTTACGGCCATTGGACAATGATTCTTATTCCACAAAGTCGGATTCTCTGAGACTTTTCGCTCGAATATATCTCAACGAGACAGAAGGCTATCTACG GTACCCTGATGATGCTTATGATCGTAGATGGCTTAATTTCTTTTTGAAGAGTTGGTCACAGATTTCTACTACTCTGGAAGTGAGCAATGATAACGATTATGATCCACCTAAAAAGGCGCTTGCAGCGGCTGCTACGCCATCCAATGCTAGTGGGCCGTTGACAATCAGTTGGACACCCGCTAATCCTGGTGACCAGTATTACTTGTACAGCCACTTCGCTGAGATACAAGATTTACAGGACAATGATACTAGGGAGTTTGACTTGTTATGGAACGGAGTTGTTAGTACTGAAACTATCATTCCTTCAAAGTTAGAGATAAATACTCTCCTGGATACTCCTCCGGAGACTTGCGGAGACGAGAGATGCAGGTACCAGCTAATAAAAACCTCAAGATCAACTCTTCCTCCTCTACTTAACGCTCTTGAGATCTACACGGTTATCAAGTTTCCACAATCGGAGACAAATGAAAATGACG TGGTTGCTATCAAGAACATTGAAGGTGCCTATGAATTGAGCAGAATCACGTGGCAAGGAGATCCTTGCGTTCCTCAACAGTACGCATGGGATGGGTTGAACTGTAGTAACACCGAAAGTTCTACACCTCCAAGAATTACATCCTT AAACTTGTCTTCAGCCGGGTTAACTGGAACCATAGCAGCAGCTATTCAAAACCTTACAAAACTAGAAAAACT AGACTTGTCAAATAACAAATTGACTGGCGTGTTGCCTGAGTTTCTTGTCCAGATGAAGTCTTTGGTGAACAT AAATTTAAGCGGGAACGATCTTTATGGTCACATTCCTCAAGCTCTTCGAAGAAAGGGATTAGAGTTACT AGTTGATGGAAACCCAAGGCTTTGTCTCTCTGGTTCATGCATAAAAGACTCCAACAAGAAACTTATAGTGATAGTTGTTGTATCAGTTGCTGCTTTGGTCATAAGCGTTGTTGTGTTGGTTCTTGTTTTAGTTCTCAAAAAGAAAAAGTCGTCGTCAGTGGAAGGTAATTT TACGCCAATGGTGAATGATGCATATGCGAATTCATCTGAACCATCAATCGAGATGAAAAAGAGAAGGTTTACTTATTCAGAGGTTATGAAAATGACCAATAATTTCCAAAGAGTTGTAGGGGAAGGCGGATTCGGTGTTGTGTCTCATGGTACACTAAATGGTTCCGAACAAGTAGCTGTTAAAATACTCTCTCAATCATCAAGTCAAGGCTATAAGCATTTTAAGGCAGAG ATCGATCTTCTTCTACGAGTTCACCACACAAATTTGGTGAGCCTTGTTGGATATTGTGATGAAGGAGATCACTTGGCTCTTATATATGAGTTTATGCCAAATGGAGACTTAAGACAACATCTATCTG GAAAACGTGGTGGCTCTTTTAGCAGCTGGGCCAATCGGCTACGAATAGCTCTGGAGGCTGCACTAG GATTGGAATATTTACATTTTGGATGCACACCGCCTATTGTACATAGAGATATCAAAACTACAAACATATTGCTGGACGAACAGTTAAAGGCCAAGCTCGCCGATTTTGGCCTTTCGAGATCTTTCCCTGTTGGAGGTGAAACCCATGTTTCAACTGTTGTTGCTGGTACACCTGGATACCTTGATCCAGA ATATTATAGAACGAGTCGGCTGGGTGAGAAAAGTGATGTGTACAGCTTCGGAATTGTGTTATTGGAGATGATCACAAACCAGCCCGTGATTGACCAATCCCGTCAAAAGTCTCACATAACACAATGGGTTGGGTTTATGCTTAACCGGGGAGATATTACTAAGATCATGGATCCAAACCTACACAAGGACTACGAGTCTCGTTCTGTTTGGAGGGCTATCGAACTGGCAATGTCGTGTGTGAATCCTTCTTCGGTGAACAGACCGAACATGTCCCAAGTTGCTAATGAACTGAAAGAGTGTCTTGTACCTGAAAAATCTAAGAATATGGATTCTCAGAGTTCTCATGAAGTGAGCATGAGCTTTGACACTGGGATACTTCCCAGGGCAAGATAG
- the LOC106325356 gene encoding probable LRR receptor-like serine/threonine-protein kinase PAM74 isoform X7: MDSFRWLLLLLLLGAFSIVRLVRAQDQQGFISLDCGLPITELSPYTEPFTELRFSSDATFIKTGKSGKIQANLVDEYLKPYTSLRYFPEERRNCYSLSVDKNRKYLIRAGFVYGNYDGLNSNPEFDLHLGPNLWATIDFHNFVNGTMVEIIHTTTSNLLQVCLVKTGTTTPLISALELRPLDNDSYSTKSDSLRLFARIYLNETEGYLRYPDDAYDRRWLNFFLKSWSQISTTLEVSNDNDYDPPKKALAAAATPSNASGPLTISWTPANPGDQYYLYSHFAEIQDLQDNDTREFDLLWNGVVSTETIIPSKYQLIKTSRSTLPPLLNALEIYTVIKFPQSETNENDVVAIKNIEGAYELSRITWQGDPCVPQQYAWDGLNCSNTESSTPPRITSLNLSSAGLTGTIAAAIQNLTKLEKLDLSNNKLTGVLPEFLVQMKSLVNINLSGNDLYGHIPQALRRKGLELLVDGNPRLCLSGSCIKDSNKKLIVIVVVSVAALVISVVVLVLVLVLKKKKSSSVEALQLPPSTPMVNDAYANSSEPSIEMKKRRFTYSEVMKMTNNFQRVVGEGGFGVVSHGTLNGSEQVAVKILSQSSSQGYKHFKAEIDLLLRVHHTNLVSLVGYCDEGDHLALIYEFMPNGDLRQHLSGKRGGSFSSWANRLRIALEAALGLEYLHFGCTPPIVHRDIKTTNILLDEQLKAKLADFGLSRSFPVGGETHVSTVVAGTPGYLDPEYYRTSRLGEKSDVYSFGIVLLEMITNQPVIDQSRQKSHITQWVGFMLNRGDITKIMDPNLHKDYESRSVWRAIELAMSCVNPSSVNRPNMSQVANELKECLVPEKSKNMDSQSSHEVSMSFDTGILPRAR; this comes from the exons ATGGATAGTTTTCGTTGGCTTTTGTTGCTGCTGCTATTAGGAGCTTTTTCCATTGTTCGTCTTGTTCGAGCTCAAGATCAACAAG GGTTCATCAGTTTGGATTGTGGGTTGCCCATAACTGAGCTGTCTCCTTATACTGAGCCATTTACCGAACTACGGTTCTCGTCTGATGCTACGTTCATCAAGACAGGTAAATCTGGTAAAATCCAGGCAAATCTGGTGGATGAGTACCTGAAGCCCTACACGAGCCTCAGATATTTTCCAGAAGAGAGAAGGAACTGTTATAGTCTGAGTGTTGACAAGAACAGAAAGTATTTAATCAGGGCTGGTTTCGTGTATGGGAATTACGATGGTCTTAACTCTAACCCGGAGTTTGATCTGCATCTAGGCCCTAATCTGTGGGCAACAATAGATTTCCACAATTTTGTGAATGGTACAATGGTTGAGATCATTCACACCACAACATCAAACTTGCTACAGGTTTGTCTTGTTAAGACAGGGACAACTACACCTCTGATCTCAGCCTTGGAGTTACGGCCATTGGACAATGATTCTTATTCCACAAAGTCGGATTCTCTGAGACTTTTCGCTCGAATATATCTCAACGAGACAGAAGGCTATCTACG GTACCCTGATGATGCTTATGATCGTAGATGGCTTAATTTCTTTTTGAAGAGTTGGTCACAGATTTCTACTACTCTGGAAGTGAGCAATGATAACGATTATGATCCACCTAAAAAGGCGCTTGCAGCGGCTGCTACGCCATCCAATGCTAGTGGGCCGTTGACAATCAGTTGGACACCCGCTAATCCTGGTGACCAGTATTACTTGTACAGCCACTTCGCTGAGATACAAGATTTACAGGACAATGATACTAGGGAGTTTGACTTGTTATGGAACGGAGTTGTTAGTACTGAAACTATCATTCCTTCAAA GTACCAGCTAATAAAAACCTCAAGATCAACTCTTCCTCCTCTACTTAACGCTCTTGAGATCTACACGGTTATCAAGTTTCCACAATCGGAGACAAATGAAAATGACG TGGTTGCTATCAAGAACATTGAAGGTGCCTATGAATTGAGCAGAATCACGTGGCAAGGAGATCCTTGCGTTCCTCAACAGTACGCATGGGATGGGTTGAACTGTAGTAACACCGAAAGTTCTACACCTCCAAGAATTACATCCTT AAACTTGTCTTCAGCCGGGTTAACTGGAACCATAGCAGCAGCTATTCAAAACCTTACAAAACTAGAAAAACT AGACTTGTCAAATAACAAATTGACTGGCGTGTTGCCTGAGTTTCTTGTCCAGATGAAGTCTTTGGTGAACAT AAATTTAAGCGGGAACGATCTTTATGGTCACATTCCTCAAGCTCTTCGAAGAAAGGGATTAGAGTTACT AGTTGATGGAAACCCAAGGCTTTGTCTCTCTGGTTCATGCATAAAAGACTCCAACAAGAAACTTATAGTGATAGTTGTTGTATCAGTTGCTGCTTTGGTCATAAGCGTTGTTGTGTTGGTTCTTGTTTTAGTTCTCAAAAAGAAAAAGTCGTCGTCAGTGGAAG CTCTACAGCTTCCACCGAGTACGCCAATGGTGAATGATGCATATGCGAATTCATCTGAACCATCAATCGAGATGAAAAAGAGAAGGTTTACTTATTCAGAGGTTATGAAAATGACCAATAATTTCCAAAGAGTTGTAGGGGAAGGCGGATTCGGTGTTGTGTCTCATGGTACACTAAATGGTTCCGAACAAGTAGCTGTTAAAATACTCTCTCAATCATCAAGTCAAGGCTATAAGCATTTTAAGGCAGAG ATCGATCTTCTTCTACGAGTTCACCACACAAATTTGGTGAGCCTTGTTGGATATTGTGATGAAGGAGATCACTTGGCTCTTATATATGAGTTTATGCCAAATGGAGACTTAAGACAACATCTATCTG GAAAACGTGGTGGCTCTTTTAGCAGCTGGGCCAATCGGCTACGAATAGCTCTGGAGGCTGCACTAG GATTGGAATATTTACATTTTGGATGCACACCGCCTATTGTACATAGAGATATCAAAACTACAAACATATTGCTGGACGAACAGTTAAAGGCCAAGCTCGCCGATTTTGGCCTTTCGAGATCTTTCCCTGTTGGAGGTGAAACCCATGTTTCAACTGTTGTTGCTGGTACACCTGGATACCTTGATCCAGA ATATTATAGAACGAGTCGGCTGGGTGAGAAAAGTGATGTGTACAGCTTCGGAATTGTGTTATTGGAGATGATCACAAACCAGCCCGTGATTGACCAATCCCGTCAAAAGTCTCACATAACACAATGGGTTGGGTTTATGCTTAACCGGGGAGATATTACTAAGATCATGGATCCAAACCTACACAAGGACTACGAGTCTCGTTCTGTTTGGAGGGCTATCGAACTGGCAATGTCGTGTGTGAATCCTTCTTCGGTGAACAGACCGAACATGTCCCAAGTTGCTAATGAACTGAAAGAGTGTCTTGTACCTGAAAAATCTAAGAATATGGATTCTCAGAGTTCTCATGAAGTGAGCATGAGCTTTGACACTGGGATACTTCCCAGGGCAAGATAG
- the LOC106325356 gene encoding probable LRR receptor-like serine/threonine-protein kinase PAM74 isoform X5 codes for MDSFRWLLLLLLLGAFSIVRLVRAQAGFISLDCGLPITELSPYTEPFTELRFSSDATFIKTGKSGKIQANLVDEYLKPYTSLRYFPEERRNCYSLSVDKNRKYLIRAGFVYGNYDGLNSNPEFDLHLGPNLWATIDFHNFVNGTMVEIIHTTTSNLLQVCLVKTGTTTPLISALELRPLDNDSYSTKSDSLRLFARIYLNETEGYLRYPDDAYDRRWLNFFLKSWSQISTTLEVSNDNDYDPPKKALAAAATPSNASGPLTISWTPANPGDQYYLYSHFAEIQDLQDNDTREFDLLWNGVVSTETIIPSKLEINTLLDTPPETCGDERCRYQLIKTSRSTLPPLLNALEIYTVIKFPQSETNENDVVAIKNIEGAYELSRITWQGDPCVPQQYAWDGLNCSNTESSTPPRITSLNLSSAGLTGTIAAAIQNLTKLEKLDLSNNKLTGVLPEFLVQMKSLVNINLSGNDLYGHIPQALRRKGLELLVDGNPRLCLSGSCIKDSNKKLIVIVVVSVAALVISVVVLVLVLVLKKKKSSSVEGNFTPMVNDAYANSSEPSIEMKKRRFTYSEVMKMTNNFQRVVGEGGFGVVSHGTLNGSEQVAVKILSQSSSQGYKHFKAEIDLLLRVHHTNLVSLVGYCDEGDHLALIYEFMPNGDLRQHLSGKRGGSFSSWANRLRIALEAALGLEYLHFGCTPPIVHRDIKTTNILLDEQLKAKLADFGLSRSFPVGGETHVSTVVAGTPGYLDPEYYRTSRLGEKSDVYSFGIVLLEMITNQPVIDQSRQKSHITQWVGFMLNRGDITKIMDPNLHKDYESRSVWRAIELAMSCVNPSSVNRPNMSQVANELKECLVPEKSKNMDSQSSHEVSMSFDTGILPRAR; via the exons ATGGATAGTTTTCGTTGGCTTTTGTTGCTGCTGCTATTAGGAGCTTTTTCCATTGTTCGTCTTGTTCGAGCTCAAG CAGGGTTCATCAGTTTGGATTGTGGGTTGCCCATAACTGAGCTGTCTCCTTATACTGAGCCATTTACCGAACTACGGTTCTCGTCTGATGCTACGTTCATCAAGACAGGTAAATCTGGTAAAATCCAGGCAAATCTGGTGGATGAGTACCTGAAGCCCTACACGAGCCTCAGATATTTTCCAGAAGAGAGAAGGAACTGTTATAGTCTGAGTGTTGACAAGAACAGAAAGTATTTAATCAGGGCTGGTTTCGTGTATGGGAATTACGATGGTCTTAACTCTAACCCGGAGTTTGATCTGCATCTAGGCCCTAATCTGTGGGCAACAATAGATTTCCACAATTTTGTGAATGGTACAATGGTTGAGATCATTCACACCACAACATCAAACTTGCTACAGGTTTGTCTTGTTAAGACAGGGACAACTACACCTCTGATCTCAGCCTTGGAGTTACGGCCATTGGACAATGATTCTTATTCCACAAAGTCGGATTCTCTGAGACTTTTCGCTCGAATATATCTCAACGAGACAGAAGGCTATCTACG GTACCCTGATGATGCTTATGATCGTAGATGGCTTAATTTCTTTTTGAAGAGTTGGTCACAGATTTCTACTACTCTGGAAGTGAGCAATGATAACGATTATGATCCACCTAAAAAGGCGCTTGCAGCGGCTGCTACGCCATCCAATGCTAGTGGGCCGTTGACAATCAGTTGGACACCCGCTAATCCTGGTGACCAGTATTACTTGTACAGCCACTTCGCTGAGATACAAGATTTACAGGACAATGATACTAGGGAGTTTGACTTGTTATGGAACGGAGTTGTTAGTACTGAAACTATCATTCCTTCAAAGTTAGAGATAAATACTCTCCTGGATACTCCTCCGGAGACTTGCGGAGACGAGAGATGCAGGTACCAGCTAATAAAAACCTCAAGATCAACTCTTCCTCCTCTACTTAACGCTCTTGAGATCTACACGGTTATCAAGTTTCCACAATCGGAGACAAATGAAAATGACG TGGTTGCTATCAAGAACATTGAAGGTGCCTATGAATTGAGCAGAATCACGTGGCAAGGAGATCCTTGCGTTCCTCAACAGTACGCATGGGATGGGTTGAACTGTAGTAACACCGAAAGTTCTACACCTCCAAGAATTACATCCTT AAACTTGTCTTCAGCCGGGTTAACTGGAACCATAGCAGCAGCTATTCAAAACCTTACAAAACTAGAAAAACT AGACTTGTCAAATAACAAATTGACTGGCGTGTTGCCTGAGTTTCTTGTCCAGATGAAGTCTTTGGTGAACAT AAATTTAAGCGGGAACGATCTTTATGGTCACATTCCTCAAGCTCTTCGAAGAAAGGGATTAGAGTTACT AGTTGATGGAAACCCAAGGCTTTGTCTCTCTGGTTCATGCATAAAAGACTCCAACAAGAAACTTATAGTGATAGTTGTTGTATCAGTTGCTGCTTTGGTCATAAGCGTTGTTGTGTTGGTTCTTGTTTTAGTTCTCAAAAAGAAAAAGTCGTCGTCAGTGGAAGGTAATTT TACGCCAATGGTGAATGATGCATATGCGAATTCATCTGAACCATCAATCGAGATGAAAAAGAGAAGGTTTACTTATTCAGAGGTTATGAAAATGACCAATAATTTCCAAAGAGTTGTAGGGGAAGGCGGATTCGGTGTTGTGTCTCATGGTACACTAAATGGTTCCGAACAAGTAGCTGTTAAAATACTCTCTCAATCATCAAGTCAAGGCTATAAGCATTTTAAGGCAGAG ATCGATCTTCTTCTACGAGTTCACCACACAAATTTGGTGAGCCTTGTTGGATATTGTGATGAAGGAGATCACTTGGCTCTTATATATGAGTTTATGCCAAATGGAGACTTAAGACAACATCTATCTG GAAAACGTGGTGGCTCTTTTAGCAGCTGGGCCAATCGGCTACGAATAGCTCTGGAGGCTGCACTAG GATTGGAATATTTACATTTTGGATGCACACCGCCTATTGTACATAGAGATATCAAAACTACAAACATATTGCTGGACGAACAGTTAAAGGCCAAGCTCGCCGATTTTGGCCTTTCGAGATCTTTCCCTGTTGGAGGTGAAACCCATGTTTCAACTGTTGTTGCTGGTACACCTGGATACCTTGATCCAGA ATATTATAGAACGAGTCGGCTGGGTGAGAAAAGTGATGTGTACAGCTTCGGAATTGTGTTATTGGAGATGATCACAAACCAGCCCGTGATTGACCAATCCCGTCAAAAGTCTCACATAACACAATGGGTTGGGTTTATGCTTAACCGGGGAGATATTACTAAGATCATGGATCCAAACCTACACAAGGACTACGAGTCTCGTTCTGTTTGGAGGGCTATCGAACTGGCAATGTCGTGTGTGAATCCTTCTTCGGTGAACAGACCGAACATGTCCCAAGTTGCTAATGAACTGAAAGAGTGTCTTGTACCTGAAAAATCTAAGAATATGGATTCTCAGAGTTCTCATGAAGTGAGCATGAGCTTTGACACTGGGATACTTCCCAGGGCAAGATAG
- the LOC106325356 gene encoding probable LRR receptor-like serine/threonine-protein kinase PAM74 isoform X6, whose protein sequence is MDSFRWLLLLLLLGAFSIVRLVRAQDQQGFISLDCGLPITELSPYTEPFTELRFSSDATFIKTGKSGKIQANLVDEYLKPYTSLRYFPEERRNCYSLSVDKNRKYLIRAGFVYGNYDGLNSNPEFDLHLGPNLWATIDFHNFVNGTMVEIIHTTTSNLLQVCLVKTGTTTPLISALELRPLDNDSYSTKSDSLRLFARIYLNETEGYLRYPDDAYDRRWLNFFLKSWSQISTTLEVSNDNDYDPPKKALAAAATPSNASGPLTISWTPANPGDQYYLYSHFAEIQDLQDNDTREFDLLWNGVVSTETIIPSKLEINTLLDTPPETCGDERCRYQLIKTSRSTLPPLLNALEIYTVIKFPQSETNENDVVAIKNIEGAYELSRITWQGDPCVPQQYAWDGLNCSNTESSTPPRITSLNLSSAGLTGTIAAAIQNLTKLEKLDLSNNKLTGVLPEFLVQMKSLVNINLSGNDLYGHIPQALRRKGLELLVDGNPRLCLSGSCIKDSNKKLIVIVVVSVAALVISVVVLVLVLVLKKKKSSSVEGTEPSIEMKKRRFTYSEVMKMTNNFQRVVGEGGFGVVSHGTLNGSEQVAVKILSQSSSQGYKHFKAEIDLLLRVHHTNLVSLVGYCDEGDHLALIYEFMPNGDLRQHLSGKRGGSFSSWANRLRIALEAALGLEYLHFGCTPPIVHRDIKTTNILLDEQLKAKLADFGLSRSFPVGGETHVSTVVAGTPGYLDPEYYRTSRLGEKSDVYSFGIVLLEMITNQPVIDQSRQKSHITQWVGFMLNRGDITKIMDPNLHKDYESRSVWRAIELAMSCVNPSSVNRPNMSQVANELKECLVPEKSKNMDSQSSHEVSMSFDTGILPRAR, encoded by the exons ATGGATAGTTTTCGTTGGCTTTTGTTGCTGCTGCTATTAGGAGCTTTTTCCATTGTTCGTCTTGTTCGAGCTCAAGATCAACAAG GGTTCATCAGTTTGGATTGTGGGTTGCCCATAACTGAGCTGTCTCCTTATACTGAGCCATTTACCGAACTACGGTTCTCGTCTGATGCTACGTTCATCAAGACAGGTAAATCTGGTAAAATCCAGGCAAATCTGGTGGATGAGTACCTGAAGCCCTACACGAGCCTCAGATATTTTCCAGAAGAGAGAAGGAACTGTTATAGTCTGAGTGTTGACAAGAACAGAAAGTATTTAATCAGGGCTGGTTTCGTGTATGGGAATTACGATGGTCTTAACTCTAACCCGGAGTTTGATCTGCATCTAGGCCCTAATCTGTGGGCAACAATAGATTTCCACAATTTTGTGAATGGTACAATGGTTGAGATCATTCACACCACAACATCAAACTTGCTACAGGTTTGTCTTGTTAAGACAGGGACAACTACACCTCTGATCTCAGCCTTGGAGTTACGGCCATTGGACAATGATTCTTATTCCACAAAGTCGGATTCTCTGAGACTTTTCGCTCGAATATATCTCAACGAGACAGAAGGCTATCTACG GTACCCTGATGATGCTTATGATCGTAGATGGCTTAATTTCTTTTTGAAGAGTTGGTCACAGATTTCTACTACTCTGGAAGTGAGCAATGATAACGATTATGATCCACCTAAAAAGGCGCTTGCAGCGGCTGCTACGCCATCCAATGCTAGTGGGCCGTTGACAATCAGTTGGACACCCGCTAATCCTGGTGACCAGTATTACTTGTACAGCCACTTCGCTGAGATACAAGATTTACAGGACAATGATACTAGGGAGTTTGACTTGTTATGGAACGGAGTTGTTAGTACTGAAACTATCATTCCTTCAAAGTTAGAGATAAATACTCTCCTGGATACTCCTCCGGAGACTTGCGGAGACGAGAGATGCAGGTACCAGCTAATAAAAACCTCAAGATCAACTCTTCCTCCTCTACTTAACGCTCTTGAGATCTACACGGTTATCAAGTTTCCACAATCGGAGACAAATGAAAATGACG TGGTTGCTATCAAGAACATTGAAGGTGCCTATGAATTGAGCAGAATCACGTGGCAAGGAGATCCTTGCGTTCCTCAACAGTACGCATGGGATGGGTTGAACTGTAGTAACACCGAAAGTTCTACACCTCCAAGAATTACATCCTT AAACTTGTCTTCAGCCGGGTTAACTGGAACCATAGCAGCAGCTATTCAAAACCTTACAAAACTAGAAAAACT AGACTTGTCAAATAACAAATTGACTGGCGTGTTGCCTGAGTTTCTTGTCCAGATGAAGTCTTTGGTGAACAT AAATTTAAGCGGGAACGATCTTTATGGTCACATTCCTCAAGCTCTTCGAAGAAAGGGATTAGAGTTACT AGTTGATGGAAACCCAAGGCTTTGTCTCTCTGGTTCATGCATAAAAGACTCCAACAAGAAACTTATAGTGATAGTTGTTGTATCAGTTGCTGCTTTGGTCATAAGCGTTGTTGTGTTGGTTCTTGTTTTAGTTCTCAAAAAGAAAAAGTCGTCGTCAGTGGAAGGTA CTGAACCATCAATCGAGATGAAAAAGAGAAGGTTTACTTATTCAGAGGTTATGAAAATGACCAATAATTTCCAAAGAGTTGTAGGGGAAGGCGGATTCGGTGTTGTGTCTCATGGTACACTAAATGGTTCCGAACAAGTAGCTGTTAAAATACTCTCTCAATCATCAAGTCAAGGCTATAAGCATTTTAAGGCAGAG ATCGATCTTCTTCTACGAGTTCACCACACAAATTTGGTGAGCCTTGTTGGATATTGTGATGAAGGAGATCACTTGGCTCTTATATATGAGTTTATGCCAAATGGAGACTTAAGACAACATCTATCTG GAAAACGTGGTGGCTCTTTTAGCAGCTGGGCCAATCGGCTACGAATAGCTCTGGAGGCTGCACTAG GATTGGAATATTTACATTTTGGATGCACACCGCCTATTGTACATAGAGATATCAAAACTACAAACATATTGCTGGACGAACAGTTAAAGGCCAAGCTCGCCGATTTTGGCCTTTCGAGATCTTTCCCTGTTGGAGGTGAAACCCATGTTTCAACTGTTGTTGCTGGTACACCTGGATACCTTGATCCAGA ATATTATAGAACGAGTCGGCTGGGTGAGAAAAGTGATGTGTACAGCTTCGGAATTGTGTTATTGGAGATGATCACAAACCAGCCCGTGATTGACCAATCCCGTCAAAAGTCTCACATAACACAATGGGTTGGGTTTATGCTTAACCGGGGAGATATTACTAAGATCATGGATCCAAACCTACACAAGGACTACGAGTCTCGTTCTGTTTGGAGGGCTATCGAACTGGCAATGTCGTGTGTGAATCCTTCTTCGGTGAACAGACCGAACATGTCCCAAGTTGCTAATGAACTGAAAGAGTGTCTTGTACCTGAAAAATCTAAGAATATGGATTCTCAGAGTTCTCATGAAGTGAGCATGAGCTTTGACACTGGGATACTTCCCAGGGCAAGATAG